From Chryseotalea sp. WA131a:
GGCGCCCCTAAGACAATCAAAGAAGGCTTACCAAAAGACGAAGCAGAAAACTTGAAGAAGCAACTTACTGAAGCAGGCGCTGAAGTAGAGTTGAAATAATTCTTGAAGGCGAAACATATCGTCTGAAAGGCATTTCAGGCCCCATTCCTATCAAAAATAGGATTGGGGTTTGCCTATTTATACTTACACCCCATCCTAGCGATGGGCAGTCTTAACCGGGAAAATTTTAAACCGTACGCACCTTGGCAAAGAAGACATCAAATAACCGAATTGATTTTTCATCAATCGACAAAGTATTGGAGTATCCTGATTTTTTGGATATCCAACTTCAATCGTTCAAAGACTTTTTGCAGATCGAAACACCTGCTGAGAAGCGCCAAAATGAAGGGCTCTTCAAAGTTTTTGCTGAAAACTTCCCCATTTCAGACTCGCGCGAAAATTTTGTGCTGGAGTTTGTGGATTATACCATTGACCCACCTAAGTATAGCGTGGACGAGTGTATCGACCGTGGATTAACGTTTTCAGTTCCTTTGAAAGCGAAACTTCGCTTGACTTGTAATGATGAAGACAACGAAGATTTCGAAACAATTGAACAGGAGGTTTTCCTAGGGAACATTCCGTACATGACCGAGAAAGGCTCTTTCGTGATCAACGGAGCGGAGCGTGTAATCGTGTCGCAGTTGCACCGTTCCCCAGGCGTGTTTTTCGCCATGAGTAAACACACCAACGGAACGAAGCTGTACTCGGCCCGTATCATTCCTTTCAAAGGTTCGTGGATTGAATTTGCTACAGACGTAAACGCGGTGATGTATGCTTACATCGACCGTAAGAAAAAATTTCCAGTAACCACCCTGCTCCGGGCCATCGGTTACGGAACAGATAAAGATATCTTGGATTTGTTTGGCTTGAGCGAAGAAGTAGAAGCCAACAAAAACAACTTGAAGAAGATAGTAGACCGCAAATTGGCGGCACGTGTGTTAAAAACATGGACCGAAGACTTTGTGGATGAAGATACTGGTGAGGTGGTTTCCATCGACCGTAACGAAGTGTTGTTGGAGCGCGACCATGTAATCACAGCAGAAGATGTAGATGTAATCCTCGATTCAGGGGTGAAGTCAATCATTCTGCACAGAGTAGATGTGAACGTGGCCGATTACTACATCATCTTCAACACCTTGGCGAAGGACAACTCGAACTCTGAAAAAGAGGCGGTTGAACAAATCTATCGTCAATTAAGAAATACAGAAGCACCTGACGAACAAACCGCTCGCGATATTATCCAGAGTTTGTTCTTCAGCGAAAAGCGTTATGACTTAGGTGAAGTTGGCCGTTACCGGATCAACAAAAAATTGGGTCTTGACCTTAGCTTCGATCAGCGCGTATTGACTACTGAGGACATTATCCTAATTGTAAAATATTTGATCGGTTTGATCAACTCGAAAGCCGTAGTGGATGATATTGACCATTTGAGCAATAGACGTGTAAGAACGGTAGGTGAGCAATTGTATTCTCAATTTGGTGTGGGCTTGGCGCGTATGGCCAGAACTATCAAAGAAAGAATGAACGTACGCGATAACGAAGATTTCAAGCCGGTTGACTTGATCAATGCGCGCACATTGTCTTCCGTAATCAACTCGTTCTTTGGAACGAACCAGCTATCTCAGTTCATGGATCAAACCAATCCACTGGCAGAGATTACTCACAAACGTAGAATGTCGGCACTCGGGCCAGGTGGTCTTTCCAGAGAGCGCGCAGGTTTTGAGGTGCGAGATGTTCACTATACACACTACGGCCGTTTGTGTACCATTGAAACACCGGAAGGACCAAACATCGGTTTGATTTCTTCACTCTGCGTTCACGCAAAAGTGAATAAGATGGGCTTTATCGAAACTCCTTACCGCAAGGTAGAGAATGGTAGAGTGAAAGGAAAGGATGTAATTTTCTTAACTGCCGAAGAAGAAGATACGCACAACATCGCTCAGGCAAATGTAAAAATCAAAGCGGGTGGCGAGTTAGAAAATGAAAAAGTAAAAGCACGTTTTGAAGGTGACTTCCCAGTAGTGGAGCCGAAAGATATTCGCTACATGGATATTGCCCCCAATCAAATCGTATCGATTGCCGCGTCTATGATTCCATTCTTGGAACATGATGATGCCAACCGTGCCTTGATGGGATCAAACATGCAACGCCAAGCAGTGCCATTGATGCGCCCCGAAGCGCCTATTGTAGGTACTGGTTTGGAAGGAAGAATTGCGTTGGATTCAAGAGCGTTGATACTAGCAGAAGCAAATGGTGTAGTGGATTATGTGGATGCGAAGAAGATCGTGATTAAATACGATGTATCAGAGGAACAGCAAATGATTCGCTTCGATGATGAGTACAAATCGTACAGCCTCATCAAGTTTCGCAGAACCAATCAAGATACCTGTATCAACTTGACACCATTGGTGAGAAAAGGCGAGAAAGTGTTGAAGGGTCAGCCGCTTTGCCAAGGATATGGAACAGCGAATGGAGAATTGGCCTTGGGAAGAAACTTGTTGGTGGCCTACATGCCATGGCAAGGTTACAACTTCGAAGATGCGATTGTAATTTCTGAGCGCGTGGTACGTGACGACATTTATACTTCTATTCACATCGAAGAATTTGAATTGGAAGTGCGCGACACCAAACGAGGCGAAGAAGAATTGACTTCTGAAATCCCAAACGTAAGCGAAGAAGCCATTAAGCACTTAGATGAAAATGGAATCATTCGCGTGGGCGCGGAAGTGAAAGAAGGGGATATCTTGATTGGTAAAATCACTCCGAAAGGAGAGACAGATCCTACACCAGAAGAGAAATTGTTGAGAGCCATCTTTGGTGACAAAGCCGGAGATGTGAAAGATGCTTCGATGAAAGCACCTCCATCCTTGAAAGGTGTGGTCATTGATACCAAGTTGTTCTCTCGTCCGAAGAAGGACAAAGATTTGCGTACCAAGTCGAAGAAAGAATTGGATGCATTGAAGAACCGTTACAGCAAGCAATTGTCTGATCTTAAAAATGACATGATCAAGAAATTGACATCGTTATTGACAGGTATGACAAGCCAAGGGGTGAAGCACAAGTTTGGCGATGAGTTGATCAGCAAAGGCGTGAAGTTCACCAGCAAAGTGATTGAAAGTAATTTGTTCCCTGATAAGAACATTTATCGCGATGAAAGCAATTACAGCGTGCCTGAAGAGGTAAACTTGATTGTGGATGTGAGCTTAGATGGTTGGACGACCGATGATGCAACCAACGAGTCGGTTTCAGAATTGGTAAAGAACTACCTGAACAAACGCAACGTAATTTCAGGTGCTTTTAAACGCGAGCGCTTTACGTTAGAAGTGGGTGACGAATTGCCAACGGGCATTGTGCAATTGGCGAAAGTATACGTTGCCAAGAAACGCAAGCTGAAAGTAGGGGACAAGATGGCCGGTCGCCACGGTAATAAAGGTGTGGTGGCGCGTATCGTTCGCGAGGAAGATATGCCATTCTTGGAAGACGGAACACCGGTAGATATTTGTTTGAACCCGTTGGGCGTACCATCGCGTATGAACTTGGGTCAGATTTATGAAACCGTGTTGGCATGGGCTGGTAAGAAATTGAACCGCAAGTATGCCACTCCAATTTTTGATGGAGCTTCTTTAACACAGGTATCAGCAGAATTAACGGAAGCTGGTTTGCCAGAATTTGGTAGAACATACTTGTATGATGGTTTGACAGGACACAAGTTTGATCAGCCGGTAACAGTAGGTATGGCGTATATGCTCAAACTCGGCCACTTGGTGGATGATAAGATGCACGCACGCTCTATTGGACCTTACTCATTGATAACGCAGCAACCATTGGGTGGTAAAGCTCAGTTTGGTGGTCAGCGCTTCGGTGAGATGGAGGTGTGGGCAATTGAAGCATTCGGTGCATCCCATATCTTACAAGAAATCTTAACAATCAAATCGGATGATGTGATTGGCCGTGCCAAAGCGTACGAAGCGATTGTGAAAGGTGAGAATATGCGCAAGCCGAATATACCGGAATCGTTTAATGTGTTAGTGCATGAATTGCGTGGTCTCGCATTAGAGATTACGATGGATTAGGGAAGTCAGAAAGACCAAA
This genomic window contains:
- the rpoB gene encoding DNA-directed RNA polymerase subunit beta; the encoded protein is MAKKTSNNRIDFSSIDKVLEYPDFLDIQLQSFKDFLQIETPAEKRQNEGLFKVFAENFPISDSRENFVLEFVDYTIDPPKYSVDECIDRGLTFSVPLKAKLRLTCNDEDNEDFETIEQEVFLGNIPYMTEKGSFVINGAERVIVSQLHRSPGVFFAMSKHTNGTKLYSARIIPFKGSWIEFATDVNAVMYAYIDRKKKFPVTTLLRAIGYGTDKDILDLFGLSEEVEANKNNLKKIVDRKLAARVLKTWTEDFVDEDTGEVVSIDRNEVLLERDHVITAEDVDVILDSGVKSIILHRVDVNVADYYIIFNTLAKDNSNSEKEAVEQIYRQLRNTEAPDEQTARDIIQSLFFSEKRYDLGEVGRYRINKKLGLDLSFDQRVLTTEDIILIVKYLIGLINSKAVVDDIDHLSNRRVRTVGEQLYSQFGVGLARMARTIKERMNVRDNEDFKPVDLINARTLSSVINSFFGTNQLSQFMDQTNPLAEITHKRRMSALGPGGLSRERAGFEVRDVHYTHYGRLCTIETPEGPNIGLISSLCVHAKVNKMGFIETPYRKVENGRVKGKDVIFLTAEEEDTHNIAQANVKIKAGGELENEKVKARFEGDFPVVEPKDIRYMDIAPNQIVSIAASMIPFLEHDDANRALMGSNMQRQAVPLMRPEAPIVGTGLEGRIALDSRALILAEANGVVDYVDAKKIVIKYDVSEEQQMIRFDDEYKSYSLIKFRRTNQDTCINLTPLVRKGEKVLKGQPLCQGYGTANGELALGRNLLVAYMPWQGYNFEDAIVISERVVRDDIYTSIHIEEFELEVRDTKRGEEELTSEIPNVSEEAIKHLDENGIIRVGAEVKEGDILIGKITPKGETDPTPEEKLLRAIFGDKAGDVKDASMKAPPSLKGVVIDTKLFSRPKKDKDLRTKSKKELDALKNRYSKQLSDLKNDMIKKLTSLLTGMTSQGVKHKFGDELISKGVKFTSKVIESNLFPDKNIYRDESNYSVPEEVNLIVDVSLDGWTTDDATNESVSELVKNYLNKRNVISGAFKRERFTLEVGDELPTGIVQLAKVYVAKKRKLKVGDKMAGRHGNKGVVARIVREEDMPFLEDGTPVDICLNPLGVPSRMNLGQIYETVLAWAGKKLNRKYATPIFDGASLTQVSAELTEAGLPEFGRTYLYDGLTGHKFDQPVTVGMAYMLKLGHLVDDKMHARSIGPYSLITQQPLGGKAQFGGQRFGEMEVWAIEAFGASHILQEILTIKSDDVIGRAKAYEAIVKGENMRKPNIPESFNVLVHELRGLALEITMD